GCGTTCCCGCACGGTCGAGCGGGCCGAGGACCTGTTCGCCGAGGACCCGGAAGGCGCCTGAGCCAAGAGGCGGTCGGGTGGATCGTAGAGTGCCCGGATGAGCATCATCGGGGTCGGTATCGACGTTGCCGAGATCGAGCGGTTCGCGGCGTCGCTGGAGCGTACGCCGGGGATGGCCCGGCGGTTGTTCCTGGACAGTGAGCTGTTGTTGCCCAGCGGTGAGCGTCGGGGTGTCGCCTCGCTTGCCGCCCGCTTCGCTGCCAAAGAGGCGCTCGCCAAGGCGCTCGGGGCACCCGCCGGCCTCTACTGGACCGACGCCGAGGTGTACGTCGAGGACACTGGGCAGCCTCGGCTGCGGGTGACCGGGACCGTGGCCGCGCGGGCCGCCGTTCTCGGGGTGCGGTCCTGGCATGTGTCGCTCAGTCATGACGCGGGGGTGGCTTCGGCGGTGGTGATCGCGGAGGGGTGAGACGGGGGGCGACGGTCACCGCCTCACAGCCCCGCGAACAGTTCGTCCAGCGGGGCCGGGACCCGGTCGGGGGTCAGGGCCTCGACCAGGAGGTGGCCGTAGCGGATCTTGCGGCCCTTCTTCGTGCCGAGGAAGCGGCGTAGTTGCTGGTGGCGGGGCCGGTCGTGCTGGGCGGGCTGGGAGAGGAAGGTCTGCCAGGGGCGCAGGTCGCCCTCCGTCTCCACGATCTCCTCGACGCGTGCCGTGCCCAGGGCGCGGATGAGTTCGTCCTCCAGGTCCGACACGCACACGAAGACCGCCGAGTCCGCGGCTCCCGCCCGCTCCAGCCCGCGGTCGTAGAAGGGGCGTTCGCGTTCGTCGCACAGGCCCGTCAGGCGCAGGCCCAGGCCGGGTGGGCCGAGGAGGGCGGCGTAGCGGGCGACGCTCATCGCGCCGCCCATCGACACGGCGGCCACTCCTTCCGCGGCCAGGTCGCGGTCCCGGCGTGCGGCCAGCGCCTCGACCGCCGCGAGGTCGCTCGGGCCCTCCAGCAGGACCGCCTTCCGTATCCCCAGGTGCCCGGCCAGATCGCGCGCCGGCTCACCGGAACCGCCGTTCGCCCAGCCGTCGACCGCGTCCCGGAACGCCCCCATGTCTGCCATACAGGGAGTCTGCACCCCGGGCCGACGGCACGGCATCTGATATCCGGCTCGCCGGTGGGTGGGCCGGACCCGTGTTGTTCACCTGCGCCCGTGACGGGGGAGACTCGGAGCCATGCGTACTGCGTACAGCGTGGAGACGGTCAGGGCGGCCGAGCGGGAGCTGATGGCCCGGCTGCCGGAAGGCGCGCTCATGCAGCGGGCGGCGGCCGGACTGGCCGCGGCCTGCGCCGATCTGCTGGGGCGGGTGTACGGCCGTCGGGTCGTACTGCTCGTCGGGAGCGGGGACAACGGCGGGGACGCCCTCTACGCGGGCGCGCGGCTCGCGAGGCGCGGGGCCGGGGTGGCCGCGGTGCTCCTCGCGCCCGAGCGGGCCCACTCCGCGGGGCTGGCCGCGCTGAAGCGGGCCGGAGGGCGGGCCGTGAGGGTCGACGGCGCCGACCGGTTGATCGAACGGGCCGACCTCCTTCTCGACGGGATCGTCGGCATCGGCGGCAAGGGCGGACTGCGGCCCGACGCGGCCCGGCTGGCCGAGGCCGCCGACCGGTCCCGCGCCGCCGTCGTCGCCGTGGATCTGCCGAGCGGGGTCGACGCGGACACCGGGGAGGTGCGCGGGGCCGCGGTGCGGGCCGACCTGACCGTGACGTTCGGGACGCACAAGCCGGGGCTGCTCGTCGATCCCGCGCGGGAGTACGCCGGGTCGGTGCGGCTCGTCGACATCGGGCTGAGGGCCGTCCTCCCCGCCGAGGCTGAGCTGGAAGCTCTCCAACACGCCGACGTACGGCGGCTGTTGCCGGTGCCGACCGGCGAGAGCGACAAGTACCGGCGAGGCGTCGTCGGGATCGCCGCCGGGTCCGCGCGGTACCCGGGCGCAGCCGTGCTCGCCGTGTCCGGGGCGCTGCGCGGCGGCGCCGGGGCCGTGCGGTACGTCGGGCCCGCCGGGGACGCCGTGCTCGCCAGGTTCCCCGAGACCCTCGTCTCCGACCGGGGGCCGAAGCACGCCGGGCGGGTGCAGGCGTGGGTCGTCGGGCCGGGGGCCGGTGACGACGCCGTGTCCGTCGCCGAGGTGCTGGCGTCGGACGTGCCGGTGCTCGTCGACGCGGACGGGCTGCGGCTCGCCGACCGCGACGCCGTACGCGCGCGTACCGCGCCGACCCTCATGACCCCGCACGCCGGAGAGGCCGCCGCGCTCCTCGGGGTGCCGCGCGAGGAGGTCGAGGGGACCCGGCTGGCCTCGGTGCGGGAACTCGCCGGGCGCTACGGCGCGACCGTGCTGCTCAAGGGCTCGACCACGCTGGTCGCCGACGCCGAGGGCGGAGCCGTGCGCGTGAACCCGACCGGGACGGCATGGCTGGCCACCGCCGGCAGCGGTGACGTGCTGTCGGGTCTCGCGGGGTCTCTGCTCGCGTCCGGGCTCGGCGCTCTGGACGCCGGCAGCGTGGCCGCGTATCTGCACGGGCTGGCCGGGCGGTTCGCGGCGGACGGGGCGCCGGTGGGGGCCCACGATGTGGCGGAGGCCGTTCCGGCGGCCTGGCGGGACGTGAGGGACGCGTGAGCGCGAACTAACACCTGATGGGACTAATGCCGGACGGCCGAGTGTGCGGAGCCGAAAGGGCGATGTTTCGCTGGCCGCATGGATGAGCCACATATACACGGCACCACCCGGCGTGAGTTGCTCGGCGGCGCGGCAGTCGTTCTGGGGAGTCCCGTTCTCGGTTTCCACGGTGATCCGCAGGATCCGCCCGACCAGCGGCGCGCACAGGACCAGCCCGACTCGCCCGACCCGCCCGCCCCGTCGGACTCGCAGGATCCGTCGGATCCGTCGGGCGAGGAACCCGGCGGCACTTGCGGCAGCGACTACGACGCCGAATTCGAGGAACTGCTGGCGGCCGCCGAGGACCCCGAGGACGTCGGGGCCGGCGACCGCTCCCTCGCACCCGCCAAGTGGGCCCGCCCCCTGCGCAAGCGGGCCAGGGTGACGATGCGTTACCGGGTGCGCGGGAACTGGCTGGCCGGCTACCACACCGGAGTGGATCTTGCCGTGCCCAAGGGCACGCCGGTGTACGCGGTGGGCACCGGCGTCGTCGTCCTGGCCAGCTGGTCGGGGTCGTACGGCAAAGCCGTGACGATCAAGACGAGTGACTCCCGTTACGTCGTCTACGGCCATCTCTCGCGCATCTCCGTCGCGCGCGGTGCCAAGGTCAAAGCCGGGACGCGGATAGGGAGCAGCGGCAGCACCGGGCGCGCCACCGGCCCGCATCTGCACTTCGAGGTCCGCTCCCGCCGACCGTACGGTTCGGACATCGACCCGGTGAAGTACCTCGCCCGGCACGGTCTCACCCTGTGACGCACACACGCGTGCGCGTCATCGGGGACGTGCTCAGCGGTGCTGTCAGTCGCCTCTGAGACACTGGGGGCGCCATGAACGAGACAGCAACTGCCCCGACCGCACCGCTCCGCGCCCGTGCCGAGATCGACCTGGCCGCGCTGCGGGCCAATGTGCGGGCCCTGCGCGCCCGCGCGTCGGGGGCCGCCCTCATGGCCGTGGTCAAGGCCGACGCGTACGGCCACGGCGCGGTGCCGTGCGCCCGCGCGGCGCTCCAGGCGGGCGCGCAGTGGCTGGGCACCGCCACACCGGAGGAGGCCCTCGCACTGCGCGGCGCCGGACTTCCGGGGCGGATCATGTGCTGGCTGTGGACGCCCGGCGGGCCCTGGCGAGAAGCGGTCGAGGCCGACCTCGACGTGTCCGTCAGCGGGATGTGGGCGCTGCGGGAAGTCACGGAGGCGGCCCGGCAGGCCGGCATCCCCGCGCGCGTGCAGCTCAAGGCGGACACCGGGCTCGGGCGGGGTGGCTGCCAGCCCGGCGAGGACTGGACCGAGCTGGTCGCGCAGTCGCTGCGCGCCGAGGCCGACGGCCTCCTCCGGATCACCGGCCTCTGGTCGCACTTCGCCTGCGCCGACGAGCCCGGGCATCCTTCCGTCGCCGCCCAGCTCGCCCTCTTCCGGGAGATGGTGGGGTACGCCGAGGGCCAGGGCGTGCGCCCCGAGGTGCGGCACATCGCCAACTCGCCCGCCACGCTCACCCTTCCGGAGAGCCACTTCGACCTCGTCCGCACCGGCATCGCGGTCTACGGCATCTCACCCAGCCCCGAGACCGGCGGCCCCGCCGACTTCGGGCTGCGTCCGGTGATGACGCTGTCGGCGTCGATCGCGCTGGTCAAGCGTGTCCCGGGCGGCCATGGCGTCAGTTACGGCCACGGCTATGTCACCCCGGGCGAGACGACCCTCGGCCTGGTGCCCGTCGGCTACGCGGACGGCATCCCGCGGCACGCCTCCGGCGCCGGCCCGGTGCTGGTCGACGGCAAGTGGCGGACGGTGGCCGGGCGGATCGCCATGGACCAGTTCGTCGTGGACCTCGGCGGCGACGAGCCCCCGGCCGGCACCCGGGCCGTGCTCTTCGGTCCCGGCGACCGGGGCGAGCCCACCGCCGAGGACTGGGCGCAGGCCGCGGGCACCATCGCGTACGAAATTGTCACCCGCATCGGAACACGCGTTCCCCGCGTCTATGTGAATGAGGAACTAGCGGGGTAACTGCACAGTGCGTGCGAGAACAACGCGTGCGAGCAGAGCGTGTGCGAGAACAGCGCGTCCGGGAACATCTACCGTCAGTGCCCTCACAAGTGAAACGGGCAGCACTGGCACCATCAGCAGCACTGGCACCATCAGCAGCACCCGACCAGCGAACAGGAGCGGTACGTGAGCGAGAGCAGTGCGGAGGCCGTCGTGGACGCCGCCGCTTCGGTGGCCCTCGCCTCCGCCACGGGGGCGGGCTGGCGGCGGGCGACCGGGTTCGCGGGTGCCGCGATAGGGGTCGTCGCCGCGGGTGCCGCGGCCGGTGTGGCCATCGAGCGGCTCACCGTCGGGCGCGGAATACGGCAGAAGGCGCGACTCGCCCTCGACTCGACCGGGCCGTACGGCGCACTGCGCGGCACACCCGGCAAGGCGCCCGCCGACGACGGCACCGAGCTCTACTACGAGGTCGACGACGTCGACCCGGCGGCCACGCCCGCCCTGTCGCCGCGTCGGCGCCGCCTGTTCGGGCGCAAGGCCCCCGCTCCCGTCACCGTCGTCTTCAGCCACGGCTACTGCCTCAGCCAGGACTCCTGGCACTTCCAGCGCGCGGCCCTGAGAGGCGTCGTACGGACCGTGCACTGGGACCAGCGCAGCCACGGGCGGTCCGCTCGCGGGGTGCGGCAGGTGCAGGACGGGGTGCCGGTCGACATCGAGCAGCTGGGGCGCGACCTGAAGGCCGTCATCGACGCGGCCGTGCCGCAG
This is a stretch of genomic DNA from Streptomyces sp. NBC_00285. It encodes these proteins:
- a CDS encoding holo-ACP synthase, translated to MSIIGVGIDVAEIERFAASLERTPGMARRLFLDSELLLPSGERRGVASLAARFAAKEALAKALGAPAGLYWTDAEVYVEDTGQPRLRVTGTVAARAAVLGVRSWHVSLSHDAGVASAVVIAEG
- a CDS encoding TOPRIM nucleotidyl transferase/hydrolase domain-containing protein, whose amino-acid sequence is MADMGAFRDAVDGWANGGSGEPARDLAGHLGIRKAVLLEGPSDLAAVEALAARRDRDLAAEGVAAVSMGGAMSVARYAALLGPPGLGLRLTGLCDERERPFYDRGLERAGAADSAVFVCVSDLEDELIRALGTARVEEIVETEGDLRPWQTFLSQPAQHDRPRHQQLRRFLGTKKGRKIRYGHLLVEALTPDRVPAPLDELFAGL
- a CDS encoding NAD(P)H-hydrate dehydratase, encoding MRTAYSVETVRAAERELMARLPEGALMQRAAAGLAAACADLLGRVYGRRVVLLVGSGDNGGDALYAGARLARRGAGVAAVLLAPERAHSAGLAALKRAGGRAVRVDGADRLIERADLLLDGIVGIGGKGGLRPDAARLAEAADRSRAAVVAVDLPSGVDADTGEVRGAAVRADLTVTFGTHKPGLLVDPAREYAGSVRLVDIGLRAVLPAEAELEALQHADVRRLLPVPTGESDKYRRGVVGIAAGSARYPGAAVLAVSGALRGGAGAVRYVGPAGDAVLARFPETLVSDRGPKHAGRVQAWVVGPGAGDDAVSVAEVLASDVPVLVDADGLRLADRDAVRARTAPTLMTPHAGEAAALLGVPREEVEGTRLASVRELAGRYGATVLLKGSTTLVADAEGGAVRVNPTGTAWLATAGSGDVLSGLAGSLLASGLGALDAGSVAAYLHGLAGRFAADGAPVGAHDVAEAVPAAWRDVRDA
- a CDS encoding M23 family metallopeptidase, with protein sequence MDEPHIHGTTRRELLGGAAVVLGSPVLGFHGDPQDPPDQRRAQDQPDSPDPPAPSDSQDPSDPSGEEPGGTCGSDYDAEFEELLAAAEDPEDVGAGDRSLAPAKWARPLRKRARVTMRYRVRGNWLAGYHTGVDLAVPKGTPVYAVGTGVVVLASWSGSYGKAVTIKTSDSRYVVYGHLSRISVARGAKVKAGTRIGSSGSTGRATGPHLHFEVRSRRPYGSDIDPVKYLARHGLTL
- the alr gene encoding alanine racemase; this encodes MNETATAPTAPLRARAEIDLAALRANVRALRARASGAALMAVVKADAYGHGAVPCARAALQAGAQWLGTATPEEALALRGAGLPGRIMCWLWTPGGPWREAVEADLDVSVSGMWALREVTEAARQAGIPARVQLKADTGLGRGGCQPGEDWTELVAQSLRAEADGLLRITGLWSHFACADEPGHPSVAAQLALFREMVGYAEGQGVRPEVRHIANSPATLTLPESHFDLVRTGIAVYGISPSPETGGPADFGLRPVMTLSASIALVKRVPGGHGVSYGHGYVTPGETTLGLVPVGYADGIPRHASGAGPVLVDGKWRTVAGRIAMDQFVVDLGGDEPPAGTRAVLFGPGDRGEPTAEDWAQAAGTIAYEIVTRIGTRVPRVYVNEELAG